One genomic window of Bradyrhizobium sp. CCGE-LA001 includes the following:
- a CDS encoding acyltransferase family protein produces the protein MARSGTIAGGGLKAPTAARIDWVDYAKGICIVMVVMMHSVLGVELAAGQTGFMHVAVAFAKPFRMPDFFLISGLFLSLVIDRDWRTYLDRKVVHFAYFYVVWVTIQFGFKAPAFAAETSWHHVGLLYLESFVEPFGTLWFIYLLPIFFVVTKLTRKAPPLAIWLVAAALETARITTGWTVIDEFCSRFVYFYSGYLFAPYVFALSDRARNHPALALAALATWALVNAGLVAWGASEWAIVSLVLGFAGACAIITTGTLLARAQLLNFLRFCGEYSIAIYLAFFLPMAATRTLLLRTGIIPDIGTVSLLVTIAGVLGALAIWQVALRLNARFLFERPDAFWIAPRKSGPVLQAAE, from the coding sequence ATGGCACGATCGGGCACAATCGCCGGCGGCGGGCTCAAGGCCCCTACTGCCGCGCGTATCGACTGGGTCGATTACGCCAAAGGCATCTGTATCGTCATGGTCGTGATGATGCATTCGGTGCTGGGGGTCGAGCTTGCCGCCGGTCAGACCGGCTTCATGCATGTCGCCGTGGCCTTTGCAAAGCCGTTCCGGATGCCGGACTTCTTCCTGATCTCGGGCCTGTTCCTGTCGCTGGTGATCGATCGGGACTGGCGCACCTATCTCGACCGCAAGGTGGTCCATTTCGCCTATTTCTATGTCGTCTGGGTGACAATCCAATTCGGCTTCAAGGCGCCGGCCTTCGCGGCGGAGACGAGCTGGCATCACGTTGGCTTGCTGTATCTGGAATCCTTCGTCGAGCCGTTCGGCACGCTGTGGTTCATCTATCTGCTGCCGATCTTCTTCGTCGTCACAAAACTGACACGCAAAGCTCCGCCGCTCGCGATCTGGCTCGTCGCCGCCGCACTGGAGACCGCGCGCATCACCACCGGCTGGACGGTCATCGACGAGTTCTGCTCGCGCTTCGTTTATTTCTATTCGGGCTATCTGTTCGCGCCCTATGTGTTCGCGCTGTCGGATCGCGCGCGTAACCACCCGGCGCTTGCGCTTGCAGCGCTCGCGACCTGGGCGCTGGTCAATGCCGGCCTCGTCGCCTGGGGCGCCAGCGAGTGGGCGATCGTCTCTCTCGTGCTCGGCTTCGCCGGCGCCTGCGCCATCATCACCACCGGCACGCTGCTCGCGCGCGCGCAATTGCTGAACTTCCTCCGTTTCTGCGGCGAGTATTCGATCGCGATCTATCTCGCCTTCTTCCTGCCGATGGCGGCAACACGCACGCTGCTGCTGCGCACCGGCATCATTCCCGACATCGGCACGGTCTCGCTGCTCGTCACCATCGCCGGCGTGCTCGGCGCACTGGCGATCTGGCAGGTGGCGCTGCGCCTCAATGCACGCTTCCTGTTCGAACGGCCTGATGCGTTCTGGATCGCGCCGAGGAAGAGCGGACCGGTATTGCAGGCGGCGGAGTAG
- a CDS encoding UDP-glucose dehydrogenase family protein yields MRIAMIGTGYVGLVSGACFADFGHDVTCVDKDEKKIAALHRGEIPIYEPGLEELVANNVRAKRLEFTTDLSKPVADADAVFIAVGTPSRRGDGHADLSYVYAAAKEIAQSLQGFTVVVTKSTVPVGTGDEVERIIREANPKADVVVASNPEFLREGAAIRDFKFPDRVVVGTSDERGRKVMGDIYRPLSLNQAPLMFTARRTAEMIKYAANAFLATKITFINEIADLSEKAGANVQEVARGIGLDNRIGTKFLHAGPGFGGSCFPKDTKALIKIAQDYDVNLRIVESVLAVNENRKRAMARKVSQALGGSLRGKTIAVLGLTFKPDTDDMRDAPSIPLVTGLIDMGAAVKAFDPVGMEQAKSELPSITYCEDAYSCAQGADALVIVTEWVQFRALDLDRLKATMAQPVVVDLRNIYRPEEMEAAGFVYESVGRPAVQG; encoded by the coding sequence ATGCGCATTGCGATGATCGGCACAGGCTATGTGGGACTGGTGTCCGGGGCCTGCTTCGCGGATTTCGGCCACGACGTCACCTGCGTCGACAAGGACGAGAAGAAGATCGCGGCGCTCCATCGCGGCGAGATCCCGATCTACGAGCCCGGGCTGGAAGAGCTGGTCGCGAACAATGTGAGAGCCAAGCGGCTCGAATTCACCACCGACCTGTCCAAGCCGGTCGCGGATGCCGATGCCGTGTTCATTGCGGTCGGCACGCCCTCGCGCCGCGGCGATGGCCATGCCGACCTGTCCTATGTCTACGCTGCGGCGAAGGAGATCGCGCAGTCGCTTCAAGGCTTCACCGTCGTCGTGACGAAGTCGACCGTGCCGGTCGGCACCGGCGACGAGGTCGAGCGCATCATCCGCGAAGCCAATCCCAAGGCCGATGTCGTCGTGGCCTCCAACCCCGAATTCCTGCGCGAGGGCGCGGCGATCCGCGACTTCAAGTTCCCCGATCGTGTCGTGGTCGGCACCTCGGACGAGCGCGGCCGCAAGGTGATGGGCGACATCTACCGCCCGCTGTCGCTGAACCAGGCGCCGCTGATGTTCACGGCGCGCCGCACCGCCGAGATGATCAAATACGCGGCGAACGCGTTCCTCGCGACCAAGATCACCTTCATCAACGAGATCGCCGACCTCTCGGAAAAAGCTGGCGCCAACGTCCAGGAGGTCGCGCGCGGCATCGGCCTCGACAACCGCATCGGCACCAAGTTCCTGCATGCCGGCCCCGGCTTCGGCGGCTCGTGCTTCCCAAAGGATACCAAGGCGCTGATCAAGATCGCGCAGGATTACGACGTGAACTTGCGCATCGTCGAATCCGTGCTCGCCGTCAATGAGAACCGCAAGCGCGCGATGGCGCGCAAGGTGAGCCAGGCGCTCGGCGGTTCGCTGCGCGGCAAGACCATCGCGGTGCTCGGCCTCACCTTCAAGCCCGACACGGACGATATGCGTGATGCGCCGTCCATCCCGCTGGTGACGGGTCTGATCGACATGGGTGCAGCCGTGAAGGCATTCGATCCCGTCGGCATGGAGCAGGCCAAAAGTGAGCTGCCCAGCATCACCTATTGCGAGGATGCCTATTCCTGCGCCCAAGGTGCCGATGCTCTCGTCATCGTCACCGAATGGGTCCAGTTCCGCGCGCTCGATCTCGACCGGCTGAAGGCGACCATGGCGCAGCCCGTCGTCGTCGACCTCCGCAACATCTACCGTCCCGAGGAGATGGAAGCCGCGGGCTTCGTCTATGAGAGCGTCGGCCGTCCGGCGGTGCAGGGCTGA
- the hrpB gene encoding ATP-dependent helicase HrpB produces MPRSFDTPLPIDAVLDDLSRTLEASNAAVLVAPPGAGKTTRVPLALLDAPWATGKKIIVLEPRRIAARASADRMAKSLGERAGETVGYRVRFGSKISRATRIEVVTEGIFTRQILDDPELSGIAAILFDEFHERSLDADMGLALARDAQTGLREDLRILVMSATLDGARVAKLLGDAPVVESEGRAFPVETRYLGRKADAPIERQMADAIASALRADSGSVLAFLPGAAEIRRTQNFLGERVQDASIEIVPLFGALDAAVQDRAIAPAPKGTRKVVLATSIAETSLTIEGVRIVVDSGLARVPRYEPDIGLTRLETVRASRAAVDQRRGRAGRTEPGVCYRLWDEPQTASLAPYTQPEILSADLSSLVLDLAQWGVADPAALSFLDPPPQPAWKEAKSLLAELNALDGDGRITAEGKSLRALALPPRLARMVVDSHRAGCGEAAAEIAAIITERGLGGDSVDLEHRRDQFRRDRSPRASSARDLARRWAAQVAASEKAGPQEDLTTGLMLAYAFPDRVARNRGNGSFVLANGRGASVEQSSSLARAPYIAIGEMTGTAASGRILLAAQITQDEIESHFAEHIESTEDVSFDRGAMALRARRKRVLHAITLSEATLAVSPSEDTARIFADGLIAAGLDRLPWSKAAKQWRDRVMFLRKAEGDSWPDLSDDGLIARRDEWLVPALYDKVALKDVSAGDLSDALMALLPWEMRARLDREAPTHFEAPTGSVLAIDYEAEQGPTIAVRLQELFGLNTHPSIAAGKVPLVLELLSPAQRPVQVTRDLPGFWRGSYAAVRSDLRGRYPRHPWPDDPANALPTRRAKPRGT; encoded by the coding sequence TTGCCCCGCAGCTTCGACACGCCTCTCCCGATCGATGCCGTGCTCGACGATCTGTCGCGCACGCTGGAGGCCAGCAACGCCGCTGTGCTGGTGGCCCCTCCCGGCGCCGGCAAGACCACGCGGGTGCCGCTGGCGCTGCTGGATGCGCCCTGGGCCACGGGCAAGAAGATCATCGTGCTGGAGCCGCGCCGCATCGCCGCGCGCGCCAGCGCCGACCGTATGGCCAAATCGCTCGGCGAGCGCGCCGGCGAGACCGTCGGCTACCGCGTCCGCTTCGGTTCGAAAATATCGCGCGCGACGCGCATTGAAGTCGTGACCGAAGGCATCTTCACTCGCCAGATCCTCGATGATCCCGAGTTGTCAGGCATCGCTGCCATCCTGTTCGACGAATTCCACGAGCGATCGCTCGACGCCGACATGGGCCTCGCACTGGCGCGCGATGCGCAAACCGGCTTGCGTGAGGACCTGCGCATCCTCGTGATGTCGGCGACGCTCGACGGCGCGCGCGTGGCAAAGCTGCTCGGCGATGCCCCCGTCGTCGAGAGCGAAGGCCGCGCCTTTCCGGTCGAGACGCGCTATCTCGGCCGCAAGGCGGACGCTCCGATCGAGCGGCAGATGGCGGATGCGATCGCGTCCGCGCTGCGCGCCGACAGCGGCTCGGTGTTGGCATTCCTGCCGGGCGCCGCCGAAATCCGCCGCACCCAGAATTTCCTCGGCGAACGCGTGCAGGACGCCAGCATCGAGATCGTGCCGCTGTTCGGGGCGCTCGATGCCGCGGTGCAGGACCGCGCCATCGCACCGGCGCCAAAGGGCACGCGCAAGGTGGTGCTGGCGACGTCGATTGCGGAGACCTCGCTCACCATCGAAGGCGTTCGCATCGTCGTCGATTCCGGTCTCGCGCGCGTGCCGCGCTATGAACCCGACATCGGCCTGACCCGGCTCGAGACCGTGCGCGCCTCGCGCGCGGCGGTGGATCAGCGCCGCGGCCGCGCCGGCCGCACCGAGCCCGGGGTCTGCTACCGGCTCTGGGACGAGCCGCAGACGGCTTCGCTCGCGCCCTACACCCAGCCGGAAATCCTCAGCGCCGATCTGTCCTCCCTGGTGCTCGATCTCGCGCAATGGGGCGTCGCCGATCCTGCCGCGCTGTCGTTCCTCGATCCGCCGCCGCAGCCGGCCTGGAAGGAAGCGAAAAGCCTGCTCGCCGAGCTCAACGCGCTCGATGGCGACGGCCGTATCACGGCCGAAGGCAAGAGCCTGCGCGCACTGGCGCTGCCGCCGCGGCTGGCGCGCATGGTCGTGGATTCGCATCGTGCCGGCTGCGGCGAAGCCGCGGCGGAGATCGCCGCGATCATCACCGAGCGCGGGCTTGGCGGCGACAGCGTCGATCTCGAACACCGGCGCGACCAGTTCCGCCGCGACCGCTCGCCGCGCGCTTCGAGTGCGCGCGATCTGGCGCGGCGCTGGGCCGCGCAGGTCGCGGCGTCGGAGAAGGCTGGGCCGCAGGAGGATCTCACCACCGGCCTGATGCTCGCTTATGCCTTTCCAGACCGCGTCGCGCGCAATCGCGGCAATGGCAGCTTCGTGCTGGCCAATGGCCGCGGCGCGTCCGTCGAGCAGAGCTCCTCGCTCGCCCGTGCGCCCTATATCGCGATCGGCGAGATGACGGGGACGGCAGCAAGCGGACGCATCCTGCTCGCCGCGCAGATCACCCAGGACGAGATCGAGAGCCATTTCGCCGAGCATATCGAGAGCACGGAAGACGTCTCGTTCGATCGCGGCGCGATGGCGCTGCGGGCGCGGCGCAAGCGCGTGCTGCACGCCATCACGCTGTCCGAGGCGACACTCGCCGTGTCGCCTTCGGAGGACACCGCGCGCATCTTCGCCGACGGGCTGATTGCTGCCGGTCTCGACCGGCTGCCCTGGTCGAAAGCCGCCAAGCAATGGCGCGATCGCGTGATGTTCCTGCGCAAGGCCGAAGGCGACAGCTGGCCCGACCTGTCAGACGACGGATTGATCGCACGCCGCGACGAATGGCTGGTGCCGGCTCTCTACGACAAGGTCGCGCTCAAGGACGTCTCCGCCGGTGATCTCTCCGACGCCCTGATGGCTCTGTTGCCCTGGGAGATGCGCGCGCGGCTCGACCGCGAAGCACCGACGCATTTCGAGGCGCCGACCGGAAGCGTGCTCGCGATCGACTATGAGGCCGAGCAGGGGCCGACCATCGCGGTGCGGCTGCAGGAACTGTTCGGCCTCAACACCCACCCCTCAATTGCCGCGGGCAAGGTGCCGCTGGTGCTGGAATTGCTGTCGCCGGCGCAGCGTCCGGTGCAGGTGACGCGCGATCTCCCCGGCTTCTGGCGCGGCAGTTACGCCGCCGTGCGCTCCGACCTGCGCGGCCGCTATCCGCGCCATCCCTGGCCGGACGATCCCGCCAACGCGCTGCCGACAAGGCGGGCGAAGCCGCGCGGGACGTGA
- a CDS encoding TIGR02281 family clan AA aspartic protease produces MRNIVIFAAVMIGLGTFMAQMADKMSSASATSVPRTTVAVASTAPAGGRNLVLSRDVRGHFQAEGRIEGQRIGFMVDTGASVVALNETSAARFGLRPSRSDYTATVSTANGTIKAARTRIAMLEVGGLIVRDVDAMVLPDTALSENLLGLSFLSRLKRFEYANGQMVLEQ; encoded by the coding sequence ATGCGTAACATAGTGATCTTCGCAGCCGTCATGATCGGCCTCGGCACTTTCATGGCCCAGATGGCGGACAAGATGAGCTCCGCCTCCGCCACCTCGGTGCCGCGCACGACGGTGGCCGTCGCCTCCACCGCGCCGGCGGGCGGCCGCAACCTGGTCCTCTCTCGCGACGTCCGCGGGCATTTCCAGGCCGAGGGCCGCATCGAGGGCCAGCGCATCGGCTTCATGGTCGATACCGGCGCGTCCGTCGTTGCGCTGAACGAGACCTCGGCCGCACGCTTCGGCCTGCGCCCCTCGCGCAGCGACTACACCGCCACCGTCTCCACCGCCAACGGCACCATCAAGGCCGCGCGCACCCGCATCGCCATGCTCGAGGTCGGCGGCCTCATCGTGCGCGACGTCGACGCCATGGTGCTGCCGGACACAGCGCTCTCGGAGAACCTGCTCGGCCTCTCCTTCCTGTCTCGCCTGAAGCGCTTCGAATACGCCAACGGCCAGATGGTGCTGGAGCAGTAG
- a CDS encoding phosphomannomutase/phosphoglucomutase, which yields MFPKPKSALLPNTYAFESEPMVKPTGFREYDARWLFQKEINLMGVQALGMGLGALIAELGVKQEIVTGHDFRGYSASIKYALISGLMAAGCKVHDIGLAVTPMAYFAQFDLDVPCVAMVTASHNDNGWTGVKMGANRPLTFGPDEMTRLKQIVLNAEFNNKAGGSYQFHENYPARYIADLTNRPKLTRKLKVVAACGNGTAGAFAPQVLEAIGCEVIPLDTDLDHTFPKYNPNPEDMEMLHAIRDAVLHHKADVGLGFDGDGDRCGVVDNTGEEIFADKVGVMLARDMSAIHKDAQFIVDVKSTGLFVTDPVLQKQGAKTAYWKTGHSYMKRRTNETGALAGFEKSGHFFFNKPYGRGYDDGLVSAIAICDMLDRAPGKSMADLKNALPKTWSSPTMSPHCADETKYGVIDKVVKHFEGLQAKGVKIGDQAIRDLVTVNGVRVTVEDGSWGLVRASSNKPELVVVVESPVSEQRMHDMFEMVNSVLRTHPEVGEYNQKI from the coding sequence ATGTTCCCGAAGCCGAAATCCGCATTGTTGCCCAACACCTACGCCTTCGAATCCGAGCCGATGGTGAAGCCGACGGGCTTTCGCGAGTATGACGCGCGCTGGTTGTTCCAGAAGGAAATCAACCTGATGGGTGTGCAGGCGCTCGGCATGGGGCTGGGCGCGCTGATCGCCGAGCTTGGCGTCAAGCAGGAGATCGTTACCGGCCATGATTTCCGCGGCTATTCGGCCTCGATCAAATATGCGCTGATCTCCGGCCTGATGGCGGCGGGATGCAAAGTGCACGACATCGGCCTTGCGGTGACGCCGATGGCCTATTTCGCGCAGTTCGACCTCGACGTGCCCTGCGTCGCCATGGTCACGGCCTCGCACAACGACAATGGCTGGACCGGCGTGAAGATGGGCGCCAACCGCCCGCTGACCTTCGGTCCCGACGAGATGACGCGGCTGAAGCAGATCGTTCTGAACGCGGAGTTCAACAACAAGGCGGGCGGCTCTTACCAGTTCCACGAGAATTATCCGGCGCGCTACATCGCCGATCTCACCAATCGTCCCAAGCTGACGCGCAAGCTCAAAGTGGTCGCGGCCTGCGGCAACGGCACCGCCGGCGCGTTCGCGCCGCAGGTGCTGGAGGCGATCGGCTGCGAGGTGATCCCGCTCGACACCGACCTCGACCACACCTTCCCGAAATACAATCCCAACCCCGAGGACATGGAGATGCTGCACGCGATCCGCGATGCGGTGCTGCATCACAAGGCCGATGTCGGCCTCGGCTTCGACGGCGACGGCGACCGCTGCGGGGTCGTCGACAACACCGGCGAGGAGATCTTTGCCGACAAGGTCGGCGTGATGCTGGCGCGCGACATGTCGGCGATCCACAAGGACGCGCAGTTCATCGTCGACGTGAAGTCGACCGGCCTGTTCGTCACCGATCCGGTGCTGCAGAAGCAGGGCGCCAAGACCGCCTATTGGAAGACCGGCCACTCCTACATGAAGCGCCGCACCAACGAGACGGGCGCGCTCGCGGGCTTCGAGAAGTCCGGCCATTTTTTCTTCAACAAGCCGTATGGCCGTGGCTATGACGACGGCCTGGTTTCGGCGATCGCGATCTGCGACATGCTCGACCGCGCGCCGGGCAAGTCGATGGCCGATCTGAAGAATGCGCTGCCGAAGACCTGGTCGTCGCCGACCATGTCGCCGCACTGCGCCGACGAGACCAAATACGGCGTCATCGACAAGGTGGTGAAGCACTTCGAAGGTTTGCAGGCGAAGGGTGTCAAGATCGGCGATCAGGCGATCCGCGATCTCGTCACTGTCAACGGTGTGCGCGTCACGGTGGAAGACGGCAGCTGGGGCCTGGTGCGCGCCTCCTCCAACAAGCCCGAGCTCGTCGTCGTGGTCGAGAGCCCGGTTTCCGAGCAGCGCATGCACGACATGTTCGAGATGGTGAACAGCGTGCTGCGCACGCATCCCGAAGTCGGCGAGTACAATCAGAAGATTTGA
- a CDS encoding Lrp/AsnC family transcriptional regulator: MTDLAVQIPETSRRLDAIDRKILMVLQEDASLSVAEIGDRVGLSSTPCWKRIQRLEADGVIIKRVALVDQNKIGLGISVFVSVESSDHSDAWLKRFAEAVSAMPEVMEFYRMAGDVDYMLRVVVADMQAYDVFYKKLISAVPLKNVTSRFAMEKIKSVTALPIPAVVAA, translated from the coding sequence ATGACCGACCTTGCCGTCCAGATCCCCGAGACCAGCCGCCGCCTCGATGCCATCGACCGCAAGATCCTGATGGTACTCCAGGAAGATGCCTCCCTTTCCGTCGCCGAGATCGGCGACCGCGTCGGCCTGTCCTCGACCCCCTGCTGGAAGCGCATTCAGCGGCTGGAGGCCGACGGCGTGATCATCAAGCGCGTCGCGCTCGTCGACCAGAACAAGATCGGGCTCGGCATCTCCGTGTTCGTGTCGGTCGAGAGCTCCGACCATTCCGACGCCTGGCTGAAGCGGTTCGCCGAAGCCGTCAGCGCCATGCCGGAGGTGATGGAGTTCTACCGCATGGCCGGCGACGTCGACTACATGCTGCGCGTCGTGGTCGCGGACATGCAGGCCTATGACGTGTTCTACAAGAAGCTGATCAGCGCCGTGCCGCTGAAGAACGTCACCTCGCGCTTCGCCATGGAGAAGATCAAGTCGGTCACCGCGCTGCCGATCCCGGCGGTGGTGGCGGCTTAG
- a CDS encoding sugar kinase, whose product MVPSGIPPRILCIGIPVRDLTFRVEAVPARGSKSNASHLAEICGGNALNAAIAIARLGGRVAFVGPMGDAGETSSGFILDRMAAEGIDTTHIVRMPDATTPVSAILIEPSGERTLTIYRDPALWTVTLPDPAELLADCRAVLVESRCSAFATSLCTEARRRGIPVIVGVDRAMALQDGLLTTASHLLFASEQLQETAGIADDGAALQHLAALTPAFLAATRGPRGTIWLNDVGELEETAAFPVRAVDTLGAGDVFHGAFALGLAEGKGLREALRFAAAAAALKCTRHGGGLAAPQRIEVEEFLQGKL is encoded by the coding sequence ATGGTGCCATCCGGGATTCCGCCGCGCATCCTCTGCATCGGCATTCCCGTGCGCGACCTGACCTTTCGGGTCGAGGCCGTGCCCGCGCGCGGCAGCAAGTCGAACGCCAGCCATCTCGCCGAGATCTGCGGCGGCAACGCGCTCAATGCGGCGATCGCCATCGCGCGGCTCGGCGGCCGCGTCGCGTTCGTGGGGCCGATGGGCGATGCGGGGGAGACCTCGAGCGGCTTCATCCTCGACCGGATGGCGGCTGAAGGCATCGACACGACACACATCGTGCGCATGCCTGATGCGACCACGCCGGTTTCGGCGATCTTGATCGAGCCCTCCGGCGAGCGGACGCTGACGATCTATCGCGATCCCGCGTTGTGGACGGTGACGCTGCCCGACCCCGCCGAACTGCTCGCCGATTGCCGGGCGGTGCTCGTCGAAAGCCGCTGCAGCGCGTTCGCGACGTCGCTCTGCACTGAGGCGCGCCGGCGCGGCATTCCCGTCATCGTTGGCGTCGATCGCGCCATGGCGTTGCAGGACGGCCTGCTCACGACCGCCTCACATCTGCTGTTCGCCAGCGAACAGCTGCAAGAGACCGCCGGCATTGCCGACGATGGCGCGGCCTTGCAGCACCTGGCTGCGCTGACGCCGGCCTTCCTCGCCGCCACGCGCGGCCCGCGCGGCACGATCTGGCTGAACGACGTAGGCGAGCTGGAAGAGACGGCGGCTTTCCCGGTTCGGGCGGTCGACACGCTCGGCGCCGGCGACGTTTTCCACGGCGCCTTCGCCCTTGGCCTCGCCGAGGGTAAGGGGCTGCGGGAGGCGCTGCGATTCGCCGCGGCCGCGGCAGCGCTGAAATGCACACGCCATGGCGGCGGTCTGGCCGCCCCGCAACGCATTGAAGTTGAAGAGTTTTTGCAAGGCAAGCTCTAG
- the nudC gene encoding NAD(+) diphosphatase, with protein MTAFDAFPLGQPAFVTNVLDRAAHLRRDDEKLFAMEQKPSSRAYVVYRDSLLVKHEGEKVRALLSIDEALKCGANPGTVFLGLRDGAAVFGMGLSQAAAEKLVGGADYTVTELRGMAMQGAIPPEELSAVAMAKSMVSWHQRHGYCANCGTRTAMKEGGWKRDCPSCKAEHFPRTDPVVIMLVASGDKCLLGRQKHFPPGMYSCLAGFVEAAETIEDAVRREIFEESGIRCTDVQYYMTQPWPYPSSLMIGCSARAVSEDVVVDHSELEDARWFTREEAAKMLTRTHPDGLAGPHPFAIAHHLLGRWVHDKS; from the coding sequence ATGACAGCATTCGACGCGTTTCCGCTGGGGCAGCCGGCCTTCGTCACCAATGTCCTCGACCGCGCCGCGCATCTGCGCCGCGACGACGAGAAGCTATTTGCGATGGAGCAGAAACCCTCCTCGCGCGCCTATGTGGTCTATCGCGACTCGCTGCTGGTGAAGCACGAGGGCGAGAAGGTGCGCGCGCTGCTCTCGATCGACGAAGCGCTGAAATGCGGCGCCAATCCCGGCACGGTGTTCCTCGGGCTTCGCGACGGCGCGGCCGTGTTCGGCATGGGCCTGTCGCAGGCCGCCGCCGAGAAGCTGGTCGGCGGCGCCGACTACACCGTGACCGAGCTGCGCGGCATGGCGATGCAGGGCGCGATCCCGCCCGAAGAGCTCTCGGCCGTGGCAATGGCGAAGTCGATGGTGAGCTGGCATCAGCGCCACGGCTATTGCGCCAATTGCGGCACGCGCACCGCGATGAAGGAAGGCGGCTGGAAGCGCGACTGCCCGAGCTGCAAGGCCGAGCATTTTCCGCGCACCGACCCGGTCGTGATCATGCTGGTCGCCTCCGGTGACAAATGCCTGCTCGGTCGCCAGAAGCACTTTCCGCCGGGCATGTATTCCTGCCTCGCCGGCTTCGTCGAGGCGGCCGAGACCATCGAGGACGCGGTCCGCCGCGAGATCTTTGAGGAGTCCGGCATCCGCTGTACCGATGTGCAATATTACATGACCCAGCCCTGGCCCTATCCGTCGTCGCTAATGATCGGCTGCAGCGCGCGGGCCGTGAGCGAGGACGTCGTGGTCGACCATTCCGAGCTGGAGGATGCGCGCTGGTTCACGCGCGAGGAGGCCGCAAAGATGCTGACGCGGACGCATCCGGACGGACTCGCCGGCCCGCATCCCTTCGCCATCGCCCATCATCTGCTCGGCCGCTGGGTGCACGACAAGAGCTGA
- a CDS encoding HIT domain-containing protein — MPEPAWSLHSRLKEDTIDIGDLPLSKVLVIKDAHYPWLLLVPRRPEAVEIIDLDEVQQAQLMTEISRVSRALKEITKCDKLNVAALGNLVPQLHVHIIARRTSDAAWPRPVWGVMPPLAHDANEVQNFISALRRKIWLG, encoded by the coding sequence ATGCCCGAACCCGCCTGGTCGCTGCATTCCCGCCTGAAGGAGGACACAATCGACATCGGCGATCTGCCGCTGTCGAAGGTGCTGGTCATCAAGGACGCACATTATCCCTGGCTGCTGCTGGTGCCGCGGCGGCCTGAGGCGGTCGAGATCATCGATCTCGACGAGGTGCAGCAAGCGCAGCTGATGACCGAGATCTCCCGCGTCTCGCGCGCGCTGAAGGAGATCACCAAATGCGACAAGCTCAATGTCGCAGCCCTCGGCAATCTGGTGCCGCAGCTTCATGTTCACATCATCGCACGCCGCACCAGCGACGCGGCTTGGCCGCGGCCGGTGTGGGGCGTGATGCCGCCGCTGGCGCATGACGCCAACGAAGTGCAGAATTTCATCAGCGCGCTCCGCCGCAAGATCTGGTTGGGTTGA
- a CDS encoding muconate cycloisomerase family protein, producing MSEATIERLRLFLIESPIKMARLQGVGNVKGTVKRVLIELTSSDGVIGWGEAAPWEVFTGTPEAAFSALDIYLRPIVLGKPVRRIRALMAELDRALVGHAEAKVAIEMALLDIVGKSSGLSVADLLGGRVRDTIPLSFSIADPDFAADLERMRQMVPDGNVIYKVKTGVKAHREDLAHLEAIREEFGDKVDLRVDYNQALAPFGAIKILRDVEEFSPTFIEQPVPRKYLDVMAQLTAAMETPVLADESCFDRRDMMEVVRREAADAVSIKLMKAGGLFEAQAIMAIADIAGLPGYGGTLWEGGIGLAAGTQLIAATQGISLGCEFYMPHHVLTEDVLEERVANRGGHVVVPDGPGLGIRVSEASIRANARVIAQG from the coding sequence ATGAGCGAAGCGACCATCGAACGTCTCAGGCTGTTCCTGATCGAGAGCCCAATCAAGATGGCGCGCCTGCAGGGCGTCGGCAACGTCAAGGGCACGGTCAAGCGCGTGCTGATCGAGCTCACGTCCAGTGACGGTGTGATCGGCTGGGGCGAGGCCGCGCCGTGGGAAGTGTTCACGGGAACGCCGGAGGCGGCGTTCTCGGCACTGGACATCTACTTGCGTCCCATCGTGCTCGGCAAGCCGGTGCGCCGCATCCGCGCGCTGATGGCCGAGCTCGACCGCGCGCTGGTCGGCCATGCCGAAGCGAAAGTCGCGATCGAGATGGCGCTGCTCGACATCGTCGGCAAGTCATCGGGGCTCTCGGTCGCCGATCTCCTCGGCGGCCGCGTGCGCGACACCATCCCCCTCTCCTTCTCGATCGCCGATCCCGACTTCGCCGCCGATCTCGAGCGCATGCGGCAGATGGTTCCAGACGGCAACGTGATCTACAAGGTCAAGACGGGCGTGAAGGCGCATCGCGAGGACCTCGCGCATCTCGAAGCGATCCGGGAGGAATTCGGCGACAAGGTGGACCTGCGCGTCGACTACAACCAGGCGCTGGCGCCGTTCGGCGCTATCAAAATCCTGCGCGACGTCGAAGAGTTTTCACCGACCTTCATCGAGCAGCCGGTGCCGCGCAAATATCTTGACGTGATGGCGCAGCTCACCGCGGCGATGGAGACACCCGTGCTCGCCGACGAAAGCTGCTTCGACCGCCGCGACATGATGGAGGTGGTGCGCCGCGAGGCGGCCGATGCCGTCTCGATCAAATTGATGAAGGCCGGCGGCCTGTTCGAGGCGCAGGCGATCATGGCGATCGCCGACATCGCCGGCCTGCCCGGCTACGGCGGCACGCTGTGGGAAGGCGGCATTGGGCTAGCCGCCGGCACGCAGCTGATCGCGGCGACACAAGGCATCTCGCTCGGCTGCGAATTCTACATGCCGCATCATGTTCTGACCGAGGACGTGCTGGAAGAGCGCGTCGCCAATCGCGGAGGTCATGTCGTGGTGCCCGACGGGCCAGGCCTCGGCATTCGTGTGAGCGAAGCCTCGATCCGCGCCAATGCAAGGGTGATTGCGCAGGGGTAG